In one Palaemon carinicauda isolate YSFRI2023 chromosome 25, ASM3689809v2, whole genome shotgun sequence genomic region, the following are encoded:
- the LOC137618759 gene encoding glycerol-3-phosphate acyltransferase 3-like, which produces MEVLWSLVWCLYVVVFVILLLSATVHHYLGLRKLYISVLKKLFNFGQEKVEKKRPPRWQSNADELDVSMDDISRPIFTPNHPKALGMDEDAKEDFHLDHILNYVAAGMAAITDDSVTKYFEPEELPQWNLLSRTNKAYEFISFRLTLCWMLGFLIRYLILFPLRLIILLLGFLNLVVCMSAIGLLPDGNFKRWLNSKLMVFCFDFIAGSLSLVATFHDVENAPKKGGIAVANHTSPIDALVLATNHCYDMVGQRHSGPLGVLSSALCRASSHIFFERSEVKERALVMKKLQMHAENPYVPPILIFPEGVCVNNTSVMQFKKGAFEIDTVIYPIAIRFDARFGDAFWWQDKFHHYLLHMMTSWAIVCNVWYLPPMRRKQNESAIAFAARVKAKIAHQGGMIDLSWDGFLKACPVKEEWKKQQQEEFARHLNVNGEEAEEDGACDEILNEFKKERKEMIPDFKKEMEEMKLDFQNEMEDMKPNFENEIEEMKPSFKKEIEEMSPDYKKETGGILPNYKKEKEA; this is translated from the exons ATGGAGGTCCTGTGGTCTTTAGTGTGGTGCCTTTACGTCGTCGTGTTTGTCATCCTCCTGCTCTCGGCGACGGTCCACCATTACCTGGGTCTTCGGAAGCTCTACATCAGCGTACTGAAGAAGCTCTTCAACTTCGGGCAGGAAAAGGTCGAGAAGAAACGTCCGCCTAGATGGCAGAGCAACGCCGACGAATTGGACGTGTCCATGGACGACATCAGCCGGCCCATCTTCACCCCGAACCATCCGAAAGCTCTGGGCATGGACGAGGACGCCAAAGAGGACTTCCACCTCGACCACATCCTGAACTACGTCGCGGCCGGGATGGCCGCCATCACGGACGACAGCGTCACAAAATACTTTGAGCCCGAGGAGCTACCCCAGTGGAACCTCCTGTCCCGCACCAACAAGGCTTACGAATTCATTTCGTTCCGGCTCACGCTCTGCTGGATGTTGGGGTTCCTCATACGCTACCTGATCCTCTTCCCCCTGCGGCTGATAATCCTCCTGCTGGGTTTCCTCAACTTGGTCGTGTGCATGTCCGCCATCGGCCTGCTGCCGGATGGAAACTTCAAGAGGTGGCTCAACAGTAAGCTCATGGTGTTCTGCTTCGACTTCATAGCCGGGTCGTTGTCGCTGGTGGCGACGTTCCACGACGTCGAAAACGCCCCCAAGAAAGGAGGCATAGCCGTGGCAAACCACACTTCGCCCATCGATGCCTTGGTGCTCGCGACAAATCACTGCTACGACATG GTGGGACAACGTCACTCCGGCCCCCTGGGCGTGCTGTCCTCTGCCCTGTGCAGAGCCTCGTCCCACATCTTCTTCGAGCGATCGGAAGTCAAGGAGAGAGCGCTCGTCATGAAGAA ATTGCAGATGCACGCGGAGAATCCTTACGTCCCTCCCATCCTGATCTTCCCCGAAGGGGTCTGCGTCAACAACACATCCGTCATGCAGTTCAAGAAAGGGGCGTTTGAG ATTGACACCGTGATATACCCGATCGCCATACGCTTCGACGCGAGATTCGGCGATGCATTCTGGTGGCAAGACAAGTTCCATCATTACCTCCTTCACATGATGACGTCCTGGGCGATCGTCTGCAACGTTTGGTACCTGCCGCCCATGAGGAGGAAGCAGAACGAGTCGGCCATCGCTTTTGCGGCTCG CGTCAAGGCCAAAATAGCACACCAGGGAGGAATGATCGACTTGTCGTGGGACGGCTTCCTGAAAGCTTGTCCTGTCAAGGAGGAATGGAAGAAGCAACAACAGGAGGAGTTCGCCAGACACCTGAACGTTAACGGAGAGGAAGCGGAAGAAGATGGCGCGTGCGACGAGATACTGAACGAGTTCAAGAAGGAGAGGAAGGAAATGATTCCCGATTttaaaaaggaaatggaagagaTGAAACTCGATTTTCAAAATGAAATGGAAGACATGAAGCccaattttgaaaatgaaattgaAGAGATGAAACCCAGTTTTAAAAAGGAGATTGAAGAGATGTCCCCCGATTATAAAAAGGAAACGGGAGGTATATTACCCAACTACAAGAAGGAAAAAGAAGCTTGA